The following proteins are co-located in the Ktedonobacteraceae bacterium genome:
- a CDS encoding CoA ester lyase encodes MSSGNIIPPKAQMVMARDFVVRRSELTVPGHSLKMMTKAAASNADQVMFDLEDACAVSQKVEARKTVVEAFNTLDFGGKIRAFRPNNIRTRFFYRDLIEVIEAAGLNIDVVVIPKCYGPEDILFVDRFLTQIEENMGFEIGRIRLEVLIESADAVLHAEQIAKCTPRMGGLIFGLVDFAGDIGAQELGSEQFFYYNYAKAKCITAARAAGITVVDGVTLAIRDNEACKRDSQMAARMGFDGKWAIHPAQIDIINETFTPTAEEIAKAKHITEEYEKADVQGGLGAIVIDDQMIDAAVLRVEWRKLAIAQKAGLV; translated from the coding sequence ATGAGCAGCGGCAATATCATTCCACCGAAAGCGCAGATGGTGATGGCGCGAGACTTCGTGGTGCGGCGTTCCGAACTGACCGTGCCAGGGCATAGCCTCAAAATGATGACAAAGGCAGCAGCTTCCAATGCCGACCAGGTTATGTTCGATCTGGAGGATGCCTGTGCCGTGTCGCAGAAGGTCGAGGCACGAAAAACCGTCGTGGAGGCGTTCAATACGCTCGACTTCGGCGGCAAGATACGAGCTTTTCGCCCCAATAATATTCGCACCAGGTTCTTCTATCGCGATCTGATCGAGGTGATCGAGGCTGCAGGACTCAACATCGACGTGGTCGTCATTCCCAAATGTTATGGACCTGAGGACATTCTGTTCGTTGATCGCTTTTTAACGCAAATCGAAGAGAACATGGGCTTCGAGATTGGCCGCATTCGGCTCGAAGTTTTGATAGAGTCTGCCGATGCGGTGCTGCACGCCGAGCAGATTGCCAAATGTACACCGCGTATGGGAGGCCTAATTTTTGGGCTGGTCGATTTCGCGGGCGATATCGGCGCGCAGGAATTGGGGAGCGAACAATTCTTCTACTATAACTATGCCAAGGCCAAATGCATCACGGCGGCTCGAGCGGCAGGCATTACGGTGGTTGACGGCGTGACGCTGGCGATTCGCGACAACGAGGCCTGCAAGCGCGATTCCCAGATGGCGGCACGTATGGGCTTCGACGGCAAATGGGCCATTCACCCGGCCCAAATTGACATCATTAACGAGACCTTTACGCCAACTGCCGAGGAGATCGCGAAGGCAAAGCATATTACTGAGGAATACGAGAAGGCCGATGTGCAGGGTGGGCTGGGCGCGATTGTGATTGATGACCAGATGATCGATGCCGCGGTGCTGCGGGTGGAGTGGAGAAAGCTGGCGATTGCGCAGAAAGCCGGGTTGGTCTAA
- a CDS encoding LysR family transcriptional regulator translates to MHTLNLHQLATFQVVAKYCSFVRAAEELHFSQPAVSAQIRHLEKTLGVKLFDQIGRKTHLTQAGEELYLYSQKIFAVIDETLEIIEALRSPYYGRLSVGADTTVGSYVIPGLLGKFRQIYPQVEISLEVLNRASLVEALMSNRVDIAVMGTVPADLPVEIEPFAFNELVLVAAPSHRLAGRKEVPIEELGHEHFLLRESGSGTRAALERALQEADIPLQVSMQVGNNSAIKQGVAAGLGIALISRVAIDMELETHRLTILDVEGFPIVRQWRIVHLKDKYLSATTRAFKSFLLQHADRRLRRKVV, encoded by the coding sequence ATGCATACGCTGAACCTACACCAACTCGCAACCTTTCAAGTCGTCGCGAAATATTGCAGTTTCGTGCGTGCAGCGGAGGAACTGCATTTCAGCCAGCCCGCCGTCTCCGCGCAGATTCGACACCTTGAAAAGACCCTGGGCGTCAAACTATTCGACCAGATTGGCCGCAAGACTCACCTTACACAGGCCGGGGAAGAACTCTATCTCTATAGCCAGAAAATATTTGCCGTGATTGACGAGACGCTGGAGATTATCGAGGCGCTGCGCAGCCCTTACTATGGCCGTTTAAGTGTGGGGGCCGATACAACGGTTGGTTCGTATGTTATACCGGGTTTGCTGGGAAAGTTCCGCCAGATTTACCCGCAAGTCGAAATATCCCTGGAGGTCCTGAACCGTGCCTCACTCGTTGAGGCGCTCATGAGTAACCGTGTGGATATCGCCGTTATGGGGACTGTGCCTGCCGACCTTCCCGTTGAGATTGAGCCTTTCGCATTCAATGAACTGGTGCTGGTTGCCGCTCCCTCGCACCGGCTGGCCGGGCGAAAGGAAGTGCCGATCGAGGAATTGGGACACGAACATTTCTTGCTGCGTGAATCTGGTTCGGGTACGCGAGCCGCGCTGGAAAGGGCTTTGCAAGAGGCCGATATTCCTTTACAGGTGAGCATGCAGGTTGGCAATAATAGCGCTATTAAGCAAGGTGTGGCGGCAGGCCTCGGTATCGCTCTGATTTCGCGCGTGGCTATTGATATGGAGTTGGAAACTCACCGCCTGACTATTCTCGACGTTGAGGGGTTCCCTATAGTCAGGCAATGGCGCATCGTACACTTAAAAGATAAGTATCTATCGGCCACGACCCGCGCTTTCAAGTCGTTCCTCTTGCAACACGCCGACCGCCGTTTGCGTAGAAAAGTGGTATGA
- a CDS encoding acyl-CoA dehydrogenase family protein: MGTQFDDERQALIAEVRHFVNREVIPNAHRLEQADEYPFELIEKLKELGIFSATIPEAYGGLGLDFLTYVQIIEELSRGWMSLAGIVNTHILVAYMIATFGTEEQRRRFLPVMARGEKRGGICISEANAGSDVQAITMTAERENDEYILNGSKLWVTNGVYGSIFAVLARTNTRVQPPHRGMSVFLVEKGASGLSVSRTFDKLGYKGVETAELVFHATIVPASNLLGGVEGEGFKQVMSGLEVGRINVAARAIGVAQAAFDDAIKYAQQRMTFGKPIAQHQAIQLKLADMATRIEAARLLCHKAAQKKDRGERSDLEAGMAKLFATETCQEVTLEAMRIFGGFGYTKEFNVERYYRDAPFMLVGEGTSEIQRLVIARQLLEKYRS, from the coding sequence ATGGGCACACAGTTCGATGATGAAAGGCAGGCACTCATAGCCGAGGTGCGGCACTTCGTGAATCGCGAGGTGATTCCCAATGCTCATCGCCTGGAGCAGGCGGATGAATATCCTTTCGAGTTGATTGAGAAGCTCAAGGAATTGGGCATCTTTAGCGCCACTATTCCAGAAGCATATGGCGGTCTTGGCCTTGATTTTCTTACCTATGTCCAGATCATTGAAGAGCTATCTCGCGGTTGGATGAGTCTGGCTGGAATTGTGAATACCCACATCCTCGTTGCCTACATGATCGCGACCTTCGGTACCGAGGAGCAACGGCGTCGTTTCCTGCCGGTAATGGCCCGCGGCGAGAAACGAGGAGGAATCTGTATATCCGAGGCCAATGCGGGCAGCGATGTGCAGGCCATTACCATGACTGCCGAGCGCGAGAATGATGAGTACATTCTCAATGGCTCCAAACTGTGGGTCACGAATGGTGTCTATGGTAGCATTTTCGCGGTGCTGGCGCGAACGAATACCAGAGTTCAGCCTCCCCATCGTGGCATGAGCGTGTTCCTGGTCGAAAAAGGCGCGTCAGGTTTGAGTGTCAGCCGCACATTTGACAAGCTTGGTTACAAGGGTGTTGAAACCGCCGAACTGGTATTTCATGCAACGATTGTACCTGCCTCCAATCTGCTTGGTGGGGTTGAAGGTGAAGGTTTTAAGCAGGTGATGAGTGGCCTGGAAGTGGGACGCATCAATGTCGCGGCCCGCGCCATAGGGGTTGCGCAGGCCGCTTTCGACGACGCCATCAAATACGCGCAGCAGCGAATGACCTTTGGCAAGCCGATTGCGCAGCACCAGGCCATCCAGCTCAAACTGGCCGATATGGCAACCAGAATCGAGGCTGCCCGGCTGCTCTGTCACAAAGCAGCGCAGAAAAAAGATCGCGGCGAACGTTCCGACCTTGAAGCCGGTATGGCCAAACTCTTCGCCACCGAAACGTGCCAGGAAGTGACGCTGGAGGCCATGCGAATTTTTGGTGGCTTCGGTTATACCAAAGAGTTCAACGTCGAGCGTTATTACCGCGATGCGCCGTTTATGCTGGTTGGCGAAGGAACTAGCGAAATTCAGCGCCTGGTGATTGCGAGGCAGTTGCTGGAGAAATATAGATCATAG
- a CDS encoding sigma-70 family RNA polymerase sigma factor — protein sequence MVALLQQGRASAASSVDVQVAREARSRLVEAYQRVIASIAASFARSSASNDRLDFINEGVIGLLHFLDRLDTYEALTGAAFHTLALAYIRGAMYDLSYHRDGMVRVPAEVVGQLKRLAQAEERFCDTQEREPMPCELAAALHLSVEKVLELGSYQQYRFLASFEGHLEKEGEEACDGVRLLYASLDGGMEGTTAVIEVLYEAIHTVLTEQQRKVLYTRYGFDEGPSAVRSWREVAKMLGLSKTCVMEHNRCALGRLIGRLEQSGLSSQEVA from the coding sequence TTGGTTGCACTGCTCCAACAGGGAAGGGCTTCTGCTGCTTCATCTGTGGATGTTCAGGTAGCACGTGAAGCTCGTAGCCGTCTGGTCGAGGCGTATCAACGGGTGATTGCCAGTATTGCTGCTTCGTTCGCTCGTTCGAGTGCGAGTAATGACCGACTCGATTTTATCAATGAGGGTGTAATCGGATTGCTCCATTTTCTTGATCGCTTAGACACGTATGAAGCGTTGACGGGAGCCGCTTTTCACACGCTGGCACTGGCCTATATTCGTGGAGCGATGTACGATTTGTCCTATCATCGCGATGGCATGGTACGAGTCCCTGCTGAGGTGGTTGGTCAACTCAAACGGCTGGCACAGGCTGAGGAGAGGTTCTGTGACACACAGGAACGTGAACCGATGCCGTGTGAACTGGCGGCGGCTTTGCATCTCTCGGTTGAAAAGGTGCTGGAATTAGGTTCCTATCAACAGTATCGCTTTCTTGCCAGTTTTGAGGGTCATCTTGAGAAGGAGGGTGAGGAGGCGTGTGATGGTGTGCGTCTGCTGTATGCGTCTCTCGATGGGGGTATGGAAGGGACAACGGCGGTGATAGAGGTACTTTATGAGGCGATACACACGGTATTAACGGAGCAACAACGCAAGGTTTTGTACACCCGCTATGGATTTGATGAAGGGCCATCGGCGGTGCGGTCGTGGCGAGAGGTCGCTAAGATGCTTGGTCTGTCGAAGACGTGTGTCATGGAACATAACCGGTGTGCTCTTGGCCGGTTGATTGGGCGGCTCGAACAATCAGGTCTGTCTTCTCAGGAGGTGGCATAG
- a CDS encoding tyrosine-type recombinase/integrase produces the protein MARRGHGEGSIYQRKDGRWAAAVTLENRKRKTFYGETRREVQEKLKLALYEQKRGALLTGPEQTLGTYLEKWIEQVIRLTKSPNTYNGYRSAVKCHLIPALGHIKLQKLTVEQLQAFFAKKQGMLKPSMLGYIRTVLSSALTNAAQWGLVERNIASMVQLPSAERYEGQVLTEAQARKLLDVARGSRLDALLLVALTTGMRRGELVSLHWSDLDSETGILHVRRNVARMDGVGNIEKEPKSKAGRRKIALAPVVLKALEEHREKQEQARLKAGEKWQEKGLVFCNTVGNYHDADHMTVLFKKLLKKAGLPDVRFHDLRHSVATILIVAKVDLKVVSELLGHSSIAITADIYQSVLPEQRREVVERMENIFKRP, from the coding sequence ATGGCACGTCGTGGGCATGGTGAAGGTTCCATTTATCAACGGAAAGATGGGCGATGGGCTGCGGCTGTTACTTTAGAGAACCGTAAGAGGAAGACATTCTATGGTGAAACTCGTAGGGAAGTGCAAGAAAAGCTAAAATTAGCACTCTACGAACAGAAGCGCGGGGCTTTACTAACTGGGCCAGAACAGACATTAGGGACGTATCTAGAAAAGTGGATAGAGCAGGTGATTAGGTTAACGAAGAGTCCGAATACGTACAATGGGTATCGTTCGGCGGTAAAATGCCATTTGATACCTGCGCTTGGACATATTAAGCTTCAAAAGCTCACAGTAGAGCAGTTACAGGCTTTTTTTGCGAAAAAGCAGGGAATGTTAAAGCCTTCGATGCTTGGGTATATCCGTACTGTGTTGAGTAGTGCCTTGACCAATGCTGCACAGTGGGGATTAGTCGAACGCAATATAGCTAGTATGGTACAGCTTCCTAGTGCTGAGAGATACGAGGGGCAAGTATTGACAGAAGCTCAAGCGCGTAAACTTTTGGATGTGGCGCGTGGTTCTCGTCTGGATGCGTTGCTTTTGGTAGCTCTTACAACAGGGATGAGACGTGGCGAACTGGTTTCGCTTCATTGGAGTGATTTAGATAGTGAGACGGGGATACTACATGTGCGGCGCAATGTTGCGCGTATGGATGGCGTAGGAAATATTGAGAAAGAACCAAAGTCAAAAGCGGGTAGGCGTAAGATTGCGCTTGCTCCTGTTGTGTTAAAAGCGTTAGAAGAGCATCGGGAAAAGCAGGAACAGGCAAGGTTAAAAGCTGGTGAGAAGTGGCAAGAAAAAGGGCTTGTTTTCTGCAACACCGTTGGTAACTATCATGACGCTGACCATATGACCGTGCTTTTTAAGAAACTTTTGAAAAAGGCAGGTTTACCGGATGTGCGGTTTCATGATTTGCGTCATAGTGTGGCAACTATCTTGATTGTGGCAAAAGTTGACTTAAAGGTCGTGTCAGAATTGTTGGGCCATAGCTCGATAGCGATTACGGCGGATATCTATCAGAGCGTGCTACCTGAGCAGAGGCGGGAAGTCGTTGAAAGAATGGAGAATATCTTTAAGCGTCCTTAA
- a CDS encoding Virginiamycin B lyase — protein sequence MKLVRITGYLFVLVAFFSFTASATASAASSPTKAGKIKEYSIPTSGSLPYYITRGPDHSLWFDEYTANQIGKLSTKGTFTEYPIPTASSGPVDITAGPDGNVWFTEYNVSNIAKITPKGKVTEYPVPTSGANPYSITSGPDGNLWFTEYTGNNIGKITPKGTITEYPIPTPGSLPFDITTGPDGNLWFVERQGNNIGRITPSGQITEFPVPTPGSMPHSIAAGPDGNLWFTEYTGNNIGRITPSGQITEFPVPTANSQPADITLGPDGNLWFTELQGNNIGRITPSGQITEFPVPTANSQPLGITPGPDHLHNLWFVEHNTNIIGRISTK from the coding sequence ATGAAACTTGTTCGTATCACCGGTTACCTGTTCGTCCTCGTTGCTTTTTTCAGTTTCACTGCATCGGCTACGGCTTCCGCTGCTAGCAGCCCAACGAAAGCGGGCAAAATCAAGGAGTACTCCATCCCGACTTCCGGCAGTCTCCCGTACTACATTACGCGCGGGCCGGATCACAGTCTCTGGTTCGACGAGTACACTGCCAATCAAATTGGTAAATTGTCCACTAAGGGTACATTTACCGAATACCCGATCCCTACGGCCAGCAGCGGACCCGTCGATATCACCGCCGGTCCCGACGGGAATGTCTGGTTCACCGAGTACAATGTCAGTAACATTGCCAAGATTACTCCCAAGGGCAAAGTTACTGAATACCCGGTACCCACCTCTGGCGCTAATCCCTACAGCATTACAAGTGGACCTGACGGGAACCTCTGGTTCACTGAGTACACCGGCAATAATATCGGCAAAATCACTCCCAAGGGTACAATAACCGAGTATCCGATCCCGACACCCGGTAGTCTTCCGTTTGATATTACAACGGGTCCCGATGGCAACCTGTGGTTCGTTGAAAGGCAGGGGAACAATATCGGTCGCATCACTCCCAGTGGTCAAATTACCGAGTTCCCGGTGCCTACTCCTGGCAGTATGCCCCACAGCATCGCCGCCGGGCCGGATGGCAATCTCTGGTTCACTGAGTACACCGGCAATAATATCGGCCGCATCACTCCCAGCGGTCAAATTACCGAGTTCCCGGTGCCCACCGCCAACAGCCAACCTGCCGATATTACCCTTGGTCCCGATGGCAACCTCTGGTTCACGGAATTGCAAGGGAACAATATCGGCCGCATCACTCCCAGCGGTCAAATTACCGAGTTCCCGGTGCCCACCGCCAATAGCCAGCCTCTCGGCATCACACCTGGCCCTGACCACCTTCATAATCTCTGGTTCGTTGAACACAACACGAACATAATTGGAAGGATCAGCACGAAGTAA
- a CDS encoding helix-turn-helix domain-containing protein: MTKQKQSSSFQPLLLSIPEVAVSLRLSRAKVYELIAMEGLPVVHFGRSVRVYHVSLRDWIERRIERGA; encoded by the coding sequence ATGACGAAACAGAAACAGAGTTCCAGTTTTCAACCATTATTGTTGAGTATTCCAGAAGTGGCGGTATCGCTGCGGTTGAGTCGGGCGAAAGTGTACGAACTGATCGCTATGGAAGGTTTGCCTGTCGTGCATTTTGGGCGGTCGGTGCGGGTCTATCACGTCTCGCTTCGGGATTGGATAGAGCGGCGTATTGAGCGTGGGGCATAG
- a CDS encoding PQQ-binding-like beta-propeller repeat protein, with amino-acid sequence MCLSSSYKSLLLLILLLICSVSSVSFFHNAGLVHAASASIKLNPNAGPPTTRIKVSGKHFGKNEQVLITFDSNPLATAMTNNAGSFSQHATIPASVLPGNHTVQATGQSSGLSASAIFLVQTNWSMFGFDTQRTHFNPYENVLNTSNVSGLTLAWKYKTGAGVGSSPAVVNGIVYFGSRDDKFYAVDAQTGALKWSFTTGDLITASPAVANGIVYIGSHDRNLYALNAITGAKIWSFTTGDLIFASPVVVKGMVYITSHDGNLYAINATMGTLTWSYAIGPNMQSSPSVANGIVYATSTDVFALNAKTGKLLWRTNFNAANASTATVSNGIVYAAIGNNTLDALNAKNGTLLWSYSSSSAITSNIAVGYDLIYFGAFDSNLYALDASNGSLKWNYATKGSIYSTPAIANGVIYVGSQDSNLYALNAISGAFLWSYTAGSGISSSPAVANGVVYVGSLDDNLYSFS; translated from the coding sequence ATGTGCTTATCTTCCAGCTATAAATCGTTACTGCTGCTGATACTGCTGTTGATTTGCAGTGTGAGCAGCGTTTCGTTCTTTCATAATGCAGGCCTCGTTCATGCTGCTAGCGCGAGCATCAAACTCAATCCCAATGCGGGACCTCCAACGACACGGATAAAAGTGAGCGGCAAGCACTTCGGCAAAAATGAGCAGGTGCTGATCACCTTTGACTCCAACCCCCTGGCAACGGCCATGACGAATAATGCCGGCTCGTTCTCACAGCATGCAACAATCCCGGCTTCAGTCCTGCCAGGAAATCATACCGTGCAGGCTACCGGTCAGTCGAGCGGACTTTCAGCTTCAGCAATCTTCCTGGTGCAGACAAACTGGTCAATGTTTGGCTTCGATACGCAGCGCACCCATTTTAACCCTTATGAGAACGTCCTCAACACCTCGAATGTATCAGGATTAACACTTGCCTGGAAGTACAAGACAGGCGCAGGTGTTGGTTCTTCTCCGGCTGTCGTCAATGGCATCGTTTATTTCGGCTCACGAGACGACAAGTTCTATGCTGTGGATGCACAGACAGGTGCTCTCAAATGGAGTTTCACCACCGGTGATCTCATCACAGCTTCACCGGCCGTAGCCAATGGCATTGTCTATATAGGCTCGCACGACCGCAATCTCTATGCCCTCAATGCGATCACCGGCGCAAAAATATGGAGCTTCACTACCGGAGACCTTATTTTCGCTTCGCCTGTTGTGGTGAAAGGCATGGTCTACATCACTTCGCACGACGGCAATTTATATGCTATTAATGCTACAATGGGCACACTGACATGGAGCTATGCTATTGGACCCAATATGCAAAGTTCACCGAGCGTCGCCAATGGTATCGTTTATGCCACATCAACCGACGTTTTTGCACTCAATGCGAAGACGGGCAAATTGCTATGGCGAACGAATTTTAACGCTGCAAACGCGTCCACTGCCACAGTGTCGAATGGCATTGTCTATGCTGCAATCGGCAACAATACACTGGATGCTCTGAATGCTAAGAACGGAACGCTTCTATGGAGTTACAGCTCATCAAGCGCAATCACATCTAATATCGCCGTAGGCTACGACTTGATCTATTTTGGCGCATTTGATAGCAACTTGTACGCGCTTGATGCATCGAATGGATCATTGAAGTGGAATTACGCTACGAAAGGCTCCATCTACTCCACTCCAGCTATAGCCAACGGCGTCATTTATGTTGGTTCGCAGGACAGCAATCTCTACGCCCTCAATGCCATATCAGGAGCATTTCTATGGAGCTACACGGCAGGAAGCGGTATATCCTCTTCACCGGCTGTAGCCAATGGCGTAGTGTACGTTGGCTCGCTTGATGACAATCTCTATTCGTTCAGCTAA
- a CDS encoding Virginiamycin B lyase, with product MRISRFARSLLFLLLPLFVVTLSTAAPIAQAKVGKIKEFQLPFSKKWGSNRPYIIVTGPDGNLWFTDFYTDKIGRMTPTGQYKAFNIPTKKSEPYGIAVGSDDNLWFTEQVGSKIGRITLQGKITEYPTPTANSGPLNITPGPDGNLWFTENYTNKIGRITTSGSITEFTVPTPNSGPFSIRTGPDGNLWFTESSANKIGRITLSGSITEFAVPTPGSLLRFITTGPDGNLWFTEYFANKVGRMTPTGTFTEFPIPTTNSGPFDITAGPDGNLWFLESMGDNVARITTSGSITEFPVPTPKSVPFGITNGPGGNLWFAEDRGNKIAYITPQ from the coding sequence ATGAGAATTTCTCGTTTCGCGCGTTCACTGCTCTTCTTGCTCCTGCCTTTGTTCGTAGTCACCCTCTCTACTGCTGCACCAATTGCTCAGGCAAAGGTGGGCAAGATTAAAGAGTTCCAGCTCCCATTCAGCAAAAAGTGGGGGAGTAACAGGCCATATATTATTGTAACCGGCCCCGATGGGAATCTGTGGTTTACGGACTTCTACACCGACAAAATCGGACGGATGACCCCTACCGGCCAATACAAGGCATTCAATATTCCCACGAAAAAGAGCGAACCTTACGGCATTGCAGTCGGTTCCGACGACAATCTCTGGTTTACCGAACAGGTCGGAAGTAAGATAGGTCGCATCACGCTCCAGGGCAAAATCACTGAGTACCCAACTCCTACTGCGAACAGCGGTCCTCTTAATATTACTCCTGGTCCCGATGGTAACCTCTGGTTCACAGAGAACTACACCAATAAGATTGGACGCATCACCACCAGCGGCTCCATCACTGAGTTTACCGTTCCGACTCCCAATAGCGGGCCTTTCAGCATCAGAACCGGTCCCGATGGCAACCTCTGGTTTACCGAGTCCAGCGCCAATAAGATCGGACGCATCACCCTCAGTGGTTCAATCACCGAGTTTGCAGTTCCAACTCCTGGCAGCTTGCTTCGTTTCATCACAACCGGCCCCGACGGCAATCTCTGGTTTACCGAGTACTTCGCGAATAAAGTTGGTCGCATGACTCCAACGGGTACATTCACCGAGTTCCCAATTCCAACAACGAATAGTGGACCTTTCGATATCACCGCTGGCCCCGATGGCAATCTGTGGTTCCTGGAGTCAATGGGAGACAATGTTGCTCGCATCACTACCAGCGGGTCTATCACCGAGTTCCCTGTTCCAACTCCAAAGAGTGTACCATTCGGCATTACAAATGGGCCTGGTGGCAATCTGTGGTTCGCCGAGGATCGCGGGAATAAAATCGCCTATATCACTCCCCAATAA
- a CDS encoding IS66 family transposase, with protein MTPEEELLQLRQENKDLHERLAQRDELIAHLQQRVQALEERLAKDSHNSHLPPSSDRFVRQPKSLRKKSGKKAGGQEGHPGATLAWHACPDEVIVHAVTCCDHCQYDLQGVKPLQIERRQVVDVPAPRLLVQEHQAERKQCPCCQQITAAAFPAGVEAPLQYGMRLGATAVYLVQQQLLPWGRACEVLADLLGVQISEGTLASLIERCAQNLKEVEQATKEALVKAEVLHQDETGLYVKGMRYWMHVASTAQLTHYAVHPKRGKDALDAIGILPRFGGTSVHDGWRSYFLYACAHALCLVHLLRELTFLAEEQGLQWAAELKTLLLDMKEATDEARKLGLATLHPLEVEDWQAQFVALLAHADATTPTAQAPPGKKGRVKQSAARNLLDRLLEDQEAVLAFLHRLVVPFDNNQAERDVRMVKVQQKVSGSFRSEAGATAFCRIRGYLSTLRKQGVDLLSALEATLRGHPVLPSFQTT; from the coding sequence ATGACGCCAGAAGAAGAACTGCTTCAGCTTCGACAAGAGAATAAAGACTTGCATGAGCGACTGGCCCAACGAGATGAACTGATCGCTCACTTGCAGCAACGGGTGCAAGCGCTGGAAGAGCGGCTGGCCAAAGATAGTCACAACAGTCACTTGCCGCCGTCCTCGGACCGCTTTGTGCGACAGCCCAAGAGTCTGCGCAAGAAGAGCGGGAAGAAAGCGGGCGGACAGGAGGGTCACCCAGGCGCGACGCTGGCGTGGCATGCCTGCCCTGATGAGGTGATTGTGCATGCGGTCACCTGCTGTGACCACTGCCAATACGATCTGCAAGGGGTGAAGCCCCTGCAAATCGAACGTCGCCAAGTGGTGGATGTGCCAGCGCCCCGCCTGCTCGTGCAAGAGCATCAAGCGGAGCGCAAACAGTGTCCTTGCTGCCAACAAATCACCGCCGCCGCCTTCCCAGCGGGGGTAGAAGCCCCGCTCCAGTACGGCATGCGTCTGGGGGCCACTGCTGTCTACCTGGTGCAGCAGCAACTCTTGCCCTGGGGCCGAGCCTGTGAAGTACTCGCGGACCTGCTCGGGGTCCAGATCAGTGAGGGCACGCTGGCTAGTCTGATCGAGCGCTGCGCCCAGAACCTGAAAGAAGTCGAGCAAGCCACCAAGGAAGCTTTGGTGAAAGCCGAGGTGCTCCATCAAGATGAAACGGGTCTCTACGTGAAAGGCATGCGCTACTGGATGCATGTGGCCTCTACAGCGCAGCTCACCCACTACGCGGTTCACCCCAAGCGAGGCAAAGACGCCTTGGATGCCATCGGCATCTTGCCCCGTTTTGGGGGCACATCGGTCCATGATGGCTGGCGCTCGTACTTCCTGTATGCCTGTGCGCACGCCCTCTGTCTGGTGCATCTGTTGCGCGAGCTGACGTTCCTGGCAGAAGAACAGGGCCTGCAGTGGGCAGCAGAGCTCAAAACCTTGTTGCTGGATATGAAAGAGGCGACTGATGAAGCACGAAAGCTCGGTCTGGCCACGTTGCATCCCCTGGAGGTAGAGGACTGGCAAGCCCAGTTCGTGGCTCTGCTGGCACACGCTGACGCGACGACCCCCACCGCTCAGGCTCCCCCCGGCAAAAAAGGACGGGTGAAACAGAGTGCGGCGCGCAACTTGCTGGACCGCTTGCTCGAGGACCAGGAGGCCGTGCTGGCCTTCCTGCACCGCCTCGTCGTGCCTTTTGACAATAACCAGGCGGAGCGCGATGTGCGCATGGTCAAAGTCCAGCAAAAGGTCTCTGGCTCTTTCCGCAGCGAAGCGGGAGCGACGGCCTTTTGTCGCATCCGCGGTTATTTGTCGACGTTGCGCAAGCAGGGCGTGGATCTGCTTTCTGCTTTGGAGGCCACGTTGCGCGGTCATCCTGTCCTTCCTTCATTTCAGACTACCTGA
- a CDS encoding MaoC family dehydratase, producing the protein MQFGRTFEEFEIGAVYKHWPGRTITEYDDTLFSMLTMNHNPLHIDANYCEDTEFKQRLVVGPLIFSIALGMSVPDVSGKAIANLEFENVRHLGPTFHGDTIYAETKVLDKRLSNSKPDRGIVTVETIAYNQQGVTVLSFKRRVMVPTKALDEARQRAWEEKMAKARGTLESE; encoded by the coding sequence ATGCAGTTTGGTCGAACGTTTGAAGAGTTTGAAATTGGTGCGGTCTACAAACATTGGCCAGGCCGCACCATCACCGAATACGATGATACGCTGTTCAGCATGCTGACTATGAATCACAATCCCTTGCATATCGACGCGAATTACTGTGAGGATACCGAGTTCAAGCAGCGCCTGGTGGTTGGCCCGCTCATCTTCAGTATAGCACTTGGCATGAGCGTACCTGATGTTAGCGGAAAGGCGATTGCCAATCTGGAGTTCGAAAATGTGAGGCACCTGGGGCCTACGTTTCATGGCGACACCATTTACGCGGAGACGAAAGTGCTCGACAAAAGGCTCTCCAACTCTAAGCCGGACCGTGGTATTGTCACGGTTGAAACGATTGCGTATAATCAGCAGGGTGTAACCGTCCTCTCGTTCAAACGGCGCGTGATGGTTCCTACGAAGGCCCTGGATGAGGCGCGCCAGCGAGCATGGGAAGAGAAGATGGCAAAAGCTCGTGGAACATTAGAAAGTGAGTAA